DNA sequence from the Schlegelella aquatica genome:
CCGAGAGGCGCCCGGCGCCCAGCACCAGGCGGTCAGTCGATCTTCGCGCCCGAGGCCTTGACGACCTTCTCGTATTTCGCCAGCTCGGCCCGGACGAAATCGGCGAACCGGGCCGGGGTGGTGGGGGCCGGCTCTGCCATGAACGCCGAGAAGCGCTGCCGCACGTCGGGGCTTTGCAGCGCCGTGACGAACAGCTGGTTGAGCCGCTGCACCGTCTCGGCCGGCGTGCCGGCCGGGGCGAAGAGGCCGAACCAGGTGTCCACCGCGAAGCCGGAGAGCCCGGACTCGGCGATCGTCGGAAGCTCGGGCATGGCGCTCGCACGCTCCGACGTGGTGACGGCCAGCGCCTTGAGCTTGCCCGCTCGGATGTTGGCTGCGGCCGTCGCGAGGTTGTCGAAGTTCAGATCCACCTGGCCCGACAGCAAACCGAGCTGGGCCGGCGCGCCGCCCGCGTACGGGATGTGCACCATGCTCACCTTGGCCTGGGTCTTGAACATCTCGCCGGCCAGGTGCCCGGCGCTGCCGTTGCCGCCCGAGCCGTAGTTGAGGCGCCCCGGATTCTTGCGCGCGTAGGCGACCAGGTCTTGCACCGTACGGATGCGCAACCGCTCGGCCGTCTCGACGTTCATCACCAGCACGTTGGGCACGCGTGCCACGAGGGTGATCGGGGCGAAGTCCCGGATGGGATCGTAGGGGATGCGCGCGTAGAGCCAGGGGTTGATCGCGTGCGTGGCCACCGCCCCCACGAGGAGCGTCTGCCCGTCCGGCTGCGATTTGGCCACGTAGTCCGCGCCGAGGTTGCCGCCCGCCCCGGCGCGGTTCTCGACGATCACGGTGCCCAGCGCGTCCTTCACCTTCTCGGCCAGCACGCGCGTCATCGCGTCCAGCGGCCCGCCGGCCGGGTAGGGCACCACGATCTTCGTCGGGCGCGCTTGCGCCAGCCCCGGAAAGGGCGCCAGCCCCGCCGCGGCGACGAGGGCCGCCTGCCGCATCCATTCGCGTCGATCCATCGCCTTCTTCCTTCGTGGGCGCCGGCCCTCGCGCTCGAGGCGCGGCGCTGTGGTCCAGACTCAGTGCTTGTCGGCTTCCGAGGTGAAGGAGTCGGCGTAGAACTCCTCCGGCGGCAGCTGGCACTTGGCGACGAAGTCCCGCTGTGCCGACTCCACCATCACCGGGGCGCCGCAGGCATACACCTGGTAGCCCGAGAGGTCGGGCAGGTCTTCCATCACGGCCTGGTGCACGAAGCCGGTGCGGCCGCTCCAGCGGTCGTCGGGCTTGGGCTCGGAGAGCACCGGCACGTAGCGCAGGTTCGGCAGGCGTTGGGCGGCCTGCTCGGCCCACTCGTGCAGGTACAGGTCGGCCCGGCTGCGGCAGCCCCAGTAGAGCACGGCGGGGCGCCGGATGCCCTTGTGCTCCATGTGCTCGATGATGGCCTTGATCGGCGCGAAGCCGGTGCCCGAGGCGAGCAGCACGATCGGCTTGTCGCTGTCCTCGCGCAGGAAGAAGCTGCCGAACGGCCCCTCCAGACGCAGGATCTCCTTTTCCTTCATCGTGCCGAACACGTGGTCGGTGAACTTGCCGCCCGGCATGTGGCGGATGTGCAGTTCGATCCCCGGTTGCTGCTCCTGCGTGTGGGGCGCGTTGGCCATCGAGTAGCTGCGGCGCGAGCCGTCGCGCAGGATGAATTCGACGTACTGCCCGGCGTGGTACTGCAGCCGGTCGTTGGCGGGCAGTTGCAGCCGCAGCACGGCGACGTCCGGCGCCGGCTTGTCGATGCTCGTCACGCGACACGGCATCTTCTTGACCGGGAACATGCCCGCGCCCACGACCTCGCGCGATTCGATCACCAAATCGGTTTGCGGCGTGGCGCAGCACGTCAGCACGAAGCCCGCCTCCTCCTCGGCCGGCGACAGCGCCTTGAGCTGGTGGGCCCCGTGGATCACGCGGCCCTCCAGCAGCCGGCTCTTGCACGAGCCGCAAGCGCCGTCTTTGCAGCCATAAGGCAGGCCCACGCCTTGGCGGATGGCGGCGGCCAGCACGGTCTCATCGCGCTGCACGTCGAAGTTGTGGCCGCTGGGCTGCACGGTCACGGTGAAGGTCATGGCGTGATACTCCTCGCGCGTCTGGGCGTCTTTGCGTCTTGCGGTGTGGCGGCGCCGACCGTGCTGCACCGGCGGCTCTTACACTGGCGGTCTTTGCGGCGTGGCGCTCGGGGTCGATCCTTTCGGTCCGATCCGGCCGGCCGCTCCTCATCCTGCAAAACCCAGCATTTTGCCGGGTTTGTATCACCCTTGTTTCTGATGCGCAGTGCTTCGTCTTGCCTCTTGCGTCGATCGCGGCTGCTCATCGTCGGCTGCGGCGATGTCGGCCAGCGCGTGGCCAGGCTGTTGGGCCGGCGGCTGCACGCCGGGCGGCTGCGCGTCTACGCACTCACCTCGCAGGTCGCGCGCCGCGAGGCGTTGCGCGCCTTGGGGCTCGTGCCGCTGCTCGGCGATCTGGACGAAGGTGCGAGCTTGCATCGACTGGCCGGCCTCGCGGGGCGCGTGCTCCACCTCGCGCCGCCCTCCGGCGAGGGCGAGGTGGACCGGCGCACGCAGCACCTGCTGCAGTCCCTGAGCCGCCGCGGGCTGCCGAGAGCGCTGGTGTACGCCAGCACCACCGGCGTCTATGGCGACGCGCGGGGCGCGCGTTTCGACGAGACGCGCCCGCCCTCTCCGCGCAGCGCCCGGGCCCGACGCCGGGTGGACGCCGAGCAGCGCGTGCGATGGTTCGGCCGCGCCTTCGGCGTGAGTTGCACCGTCCTGCGCGTGCCCGGCATCTACGCCGCTGACCGCGCCGGCGGGCACCCCCGCGAGCGGCTCCTGCGCGGCACGCCGGTGCTGCAGGCCGAGGACGACGTCTACACCAACCACATCCACGCGGACGACCTCGCCCGCGCGTGCCTGAGGGCGCTCTTCCTGGGCCGGCCCCAGCGCGTGCTCCACGCCTGCGACGACACCGAGCTGAAGATGGGCGACTACTTCGACCTGGCGGCCGACCTCTGCGGCCTGCCACGCCCGCCCCGCATCTCGCGCGCCGAGGCCGGCGAGCGACTGCCCCCCACGCTGCTGTCCTTCATGAGCGAGTCGCGCCGGCTGGACAACTCCCGGCTCAAGCGCGAGCTGCGGCTGCGGCTGCGGTATCCGACGGTGAGGGAGGGGTTGATGTCCTGCCCTGGCAGCTCGTAATAGGCCCAGGGCATGTCGATCTCAACCCATGGCTCCAGATAGAAAGCCGTGTCGACTAGGAAGAAGGGCGCTGCCGAATAGTGGACGCCTCTATAAGCACCCTTTCGCCCGATGACCACGTTCGGGTGGGAGCACAGAGCTTCATCTTGCCAGCCAGTTGGGTCAACGGCGGCATCGGCTCGGCGGCCTCTGCCTGCCGCCGCCTCGTGCCCGAGTGATGCACGCATCGCCCAGACAGATGCGCGCGTGCATTTCTATGGACGGCGCTCATAAATATGAGCGGCTCTCCAAAGCTTATGAGCGCGCTCAATTCTTTTGTCCGCGCGCATACCAGGCGCCTTTGCGCGCACCATGGCGCACCAGGCGGCCGTCGTCCACGAGTTTCGACAACAAGCGCGTCGCTTGGTAGGGGCCGATCCGGCACAACTCCGCGGCCTCCCGGCGCGTGATCCGCCCGTGCTTTTCCACGTATTGCAGCACCATCTGCTCCTGCTGTAACGGCTCGAACCCGCGCTGCCGGACGTAGCCCGCCTTGTCGCCCAGCAGGCGATACACGGCGGCGGCCAAGTGCCAGGTGCGGCCCTTCTTCTGCCCGCGCTCTTCGACGAGGCCCGCTTCCACCAGGGTGTGCAACGTGGCGCGGGTTTCCGCTTCTGGCTTCTGCAGCAGGTGTGCGGCATCGCCGGTCGTGAGGCTGCGCTCCTGCCACAAGGCGTTGAGGATCAGCAGCTCGTCCAAGCCCAGGACGCGCCCACTTTGGCCTTCCGTGACGAGCAGACGCACGAAATCGAGATTCGCCTCGCCACCAGGGATGACGATGTTGACCGCCGTCGCATCACTGCGCGCGTAAGACGGCGCCGGGCGGCCGTTGCGCAACTGCTCGTAGAAGATGGTATCGATGCCGCGCGCGGTGCGTTCGACGATGCCGGCGCGCTTGAAGGCATCGGCGAGCAACGGGTTCCTCGGGCGAGGCGCGGTGACGAGCAGGTTGTCGAGGCGCACGCCTTCCGGGAAGCCGCCGGGGTTGCTGATCTCGATCCGGTTCGGGTGCCACTGGAAATGCACCGCCCCCAGTCGCAGATAGTCGCGGTGAATGAGGGCGTTAGCCACCGCCTCGCGCAGGGCACGCTCGGGGTAATCCGGCACCCCGACGCGCAGCAGGCCCACCATCAGCTCCTGCTCGCGGTTGCGGGCGCGTATGCGCGCCTCGATCTCCTCCATGATCCTCAGCAGCGGCCAGCGGAAGAAGTCGTTGACTTCCACGTCGAGCCCGCGCAGCACCTGAAAGGCAGCCTCGTGGGCGGGCGCAAAGCGGCGCAGCGCGTCTTCCTTGCCGAAGAGCAGCAGGGCCGCCAGGCGCACGCCGCGCACGCTGCCGTTGGCCTCGACCACGCCGAGTGCTTTGGCCAGTTCGAGATCCGGCAGATCGAGCAGCCTTTCGTCGCTGCGGCCGCGTCGCTCCCGTACGCTGCGGCGGAAGCGCTCGAACTCCAACGGATCGAGGTCCTGCCAGCGGGCGTCGGCGACGATCTGCGCCGAGGGATCCAGGAGACCGCGGCCTGCTTGCAAGGACTGCACGGCATAGGCATCCATCGGCACGCAAGCGGGTTTGCCGTCGCCGCCTATC
Encoded proteins:
- a CDS encoding NAD-dependent epimerase/dehydratase family protein, coding for MRSASSCLLRRSRLLIVGCGDVGQRVARLLGRRLHAGRLRVYALTSQVARREALRALGLVPLLGDLDEGASLHRLAGLAGRVLHLAPPSGEGEVDRRTQHLLQSLSRRGLPRALVYASTTGVYGDARGARFDETRPPSPRSARARRRVDAEQRVRWFGRAFGVSCTVLRVPGIYAADRAGGHPRERLLRGTPVLQAEDDVYTNHIHADDLARACLRALFLGRPQRVLHACDDTELKMGDYFDLAADLCGLPRPPRISRAEAGERLPPTLLSFMSESRRLDNSRLKRELRLRLRYPTVREGLMSCPGSS
- a CDS encoding Bug family tripartite tricarboxylate transporter substrate binding protein gives rise to the protein MDRREWMRQAALVAAAGLAPFPGLAQARPTKIVVPYPAGGPLDAMTRVLAEKVKDALGTVIVENRAGAGGNLGADYVAKSQPDGQTLLVGAVATHAINPWLYARIPYDPIRDFAPITLVARVPNVLVMNVETAERLRIRTVQDLVAYARKNPGRLNYGSGGNGSAGHLAGEMFKTQAKVSMVHIPYAGGAPAQLGLLSGQVDLNFDNLATAAANIRAGKLKALAVTTSERASAMPELPTIAESGLSGFAVDTWFGLFAPAGTPAETVQRLNQLFVTALQSPDVRQRFSAFMAEPAPTTPARFADFVRAELAKYEKVVKASGAKID
- a CDS encoding CDP-6-deoxy-delta-3,4-glucoseen reductase; translation: MTFTVTVQPSGHNFDVQRDETVLAAAIRQGVGLPYGCKDGACGSCKSRLLEGRVIHGAHQLKALSPAEEEAGFVLTCCATPQTDLVIESREVVGAGMFPVKKMPCRVTSIDKPAPDVAVLRLQLPANDRLQYHAGQYVEFILRDGSRRSYSMANAPHTQEQQPGIELHIRHMPGGKFTDHVFGTMKEKEILRLEGPFGSFFLREDSDKPIVLLASGTGFAPIKAIIEHMEHKGIRRPAVLYWGCRSRADLYLHEWAEQAAQRLPNLRYVPVLSEPKPDDRWSGRTGFVHQAVMEDLPDLSGYQVYACGAPVMVESAQRDFVAKCQLPPEEFYADSFTSEADKH
- a CDS encoding ATP-binding protein gives rise to the protein MDAYAVQSLQAGRGLLDPSAQIVADARWQDLDPLEFERFRRSVRERRGRSDERLLDLPDLELAKALGVVEANGSVRGVRLAALLLFGKEDALRRFAPAHEAAFQVLRGLDVEVNDFFRWPLLRIMEEIEARIRARNREQELMVGLLRVGVPDYPERALREAVANALIHRDYLRLGAVHFQWHPNRIEISNPGGFPEGVRLDNLLVTAPRPRNPLLADAFKRAGIVERTARGIDTIFYEQLRNGRPAPSYARSDATAVNIVIPGGEANLDFVRLLVTEGQSGRVLGLDELLILNALWQERSLTTGDAAHLLQKPEAETRATLHTLVEAGLVEERGQKKGRTWHLAAAVYRLLGDKAGYVRQRGFEPLQQEQMVLQYVEKHGRITRREAAELCRIGPYQATRLLSKLVDDGRLVRHGARKGAWYARGQKN